One genomic segment of Thermococcus peptonophilus includes these proteins:
- a CDS encoding DUF302 domain-containing protein, translating to MEFYYVRRFEEDLDFIWERFKKRLEEAGFLLIGERIPVAITETENGIIADYHLLFICHRELVEELVKIDPNIGALLPCTGFGYRKEDGNYLGVTLPSVAWRIAGEGVVELMKPMEEQVKEIIDSL from the coding sequence ATGGAGTTTTACTATGTCAGGCGCTTTGAGGAGGATCTCGATTTCATCTGGGAGCGCTTCAAGAAGAGGCTAGAGGAGGCTGGCTTCCTTCTGATAGGTGAGAGGATACCTGTTGCGATAACCGAGACCGAGAACGGAATCATAGCCGACTACCACCTGCTCTTTATTTGCCACCGAGAGCTTGTGGAGGAGCTCGTTAAGATAGACCCTAACATAGGCGCCCTACTCCCCTGCACCGGCTTCGGCTACCGCAAGGAGGATGGAAACTACCTGGGGGTTACACTGCCCAGCGTCGCCTGGAGGATAGCGGGAGAGGGGGTCGTGGAGCTGATGAAACCTATGGAAGAGCAGGTGAAGGAGATAATAGACTCTCTGTGA
- a CDS encoding heavy-metal-associated domain-containing protein — protein MWMNRVVLKIPNMSCKHCVMRIEKAIKSVGADGRADLETKTAVVDFDLGKTRLEEVIKAIQRHGYEVEVV, from the coding sequence ATGTGGATGAACAGGGTTGTTTTGAAGATACCGAACATGAGCTGTAAGCACTGCGTCATGAGGATAGAGAAGGCCATAAAGAGCGTTGGGGCCGATGGAAGGGCTGATCTCGAAACCAAAACGGCCGTGGTTGACTTCGACCTCGGAAAGACGAGGCTGGAGGAGGTAATTAAGGCCATCCAGAGGCACGGCTACGAGGTGGAGGTGGTCTGA
- a CDS encoding FAD-dependent oxidoreductase has protein sequence MENYDFLVIGGGAAGFAAALKADELGVRTLMVNRGPIGGTCVNVGCVPTKYLLTALELKRRTLVNHYSGLSFTLGEFDFEKLLGGKDELVTKLRKEKYERVLESLENVDYINGSARFISNCEIAVNGEKIRFKKALIATGAKPRILAIDSVEEVEDRILTHIEALELKRVPDSVVIIGGGPKRWSLLRSSQGSGAR, from the coding sequence ATGGAAAACTACGATTTTCTCGTCATCGGCGGCGGTGCCGCAGGATTTGCCGCGGCCCTGAAGGCCGATGAACTGGGAGTAAGGACGCTTATGGTCAACAGGGGGCCGATAGGCGGGACATGTGTAAACGTCGGCTGTGTCCCAACCAAATACCTACTAACGGCCCTGGAGCTCAAGAGAAGGACGCTGGTAAACCACTACTCCGGTCTGAGCTTCACCCTTGGGGAGTTTGACTTTGAAAAACTGCTGGGCGGGAAAGATGAGCTCGTAACAAAGCTCAGGAAGGAGAAGTACGAGAGAGTTCTGGAGAGCCTGGAGAACGTGGACTACATCAACGGCTCCGCGAGGTTCATCTCAAACTGTGAAATCGCGGTAAACGGCGAGAAGATCAGGTTCAAAAAGGCCCTCATAGCGACGGGGGCAAAGCCACGGATCCTAGCAATAGACAGCGTTGAGGAGGTGGAGGACAGAATTCTGACGCACATTGAGGCCCTTGAGCTAAAAAGGGTGCCCGACTCGGTTGTGATAATCGGGGGAGGACCCAAGCGTTGGAGTTTGCTCAGATCTTCGCAAGGGTCGGGAGCAAGGTAA
- a CDS encoding YHS domain-containing protein, which translates to MPIDPVCGMEVGEDTSFKVEYRGRMYYFCSPGCKAEFEANPKKYVWDVEDSPHHGHSHRRMQRMGGCHH; encoded by the coding sequence ATGCCCATTGATCCCGTCTGCGGGATGGAAGTCGGCGAGGACACCAGTTTTAAGGTAGAATACCGGGGCAGGATGTACTACTTCTGCTCCCCCGGGTGTAAGGCTGAGTTCGAGGCGAACCCTAAGAAGTACGTCTGGGACGTGGAGGACTCTCCCCATCACGGTCACTCACACCGCAGGATGCAGCGCATGGGCGGGTGCCACCACTGA
- a CDS encoding NADPH-dependent FMN reductase has product MKVKIVLGTAREGRKSEKVAEYITRKASELGWEAELIDVKDYLLCYTHRWKVTPEMERYRKGILEADALVIVAPEYNGGYPGELKILLDTIFDEYKALPVGIVTVSVVTGGVRLLQELRLATVNYRMLPVGQVLFYNVDDIFEGDELKDEKYKERVERLLKTLEKYAKALKPIRDEVREKLRREEEHLQA; this is encoded by the coding sequence ATGAAGGTCAAGATAGTTCTCGGAACGGCAAGGGAAGGTAGAAAGAGCGAGAAGGTCGCCGAGTACATAACCAGAAAAGCCTCTGAACTCGGCTGGGAGGCCGAGCTTATAGATGTCAAGGACTACCTCCTCTGTTACACCCACCGCTGGAAGGTAACCCCCGAGATGGAGCGCTATCGGAAGGGGATACTTGAGGCCGATGCTCTTGTTATAGTCGCCCCGGAGTACAACGGGGGCTACCCCGGCGAGCTTAAGATACTCCTCGACACGATATTTGACGAATACAAGGCCCTCCCAGTGGGAATAGTGACGGTCTCGGTGGTAACCGGCGGAGTTAGGCTCCTCCAAGAGCTTAGATTGGCAACGGTGAACTACCGCATGCTCCCAGTTGGTCAGGTGCTGTTCTACAACGTGGATGATATATTCGAGGGTGATGAGCTGAAGGACGAGAAGTACAAGGAAAGAGTTGAGAGACTGCTCAAAACGCTTGAGAAGTATGCAAAGGCCTTAAAGCCGATAAGGGACGAGGTTAGAGAAAAGCTAAGAAGGGAGGAAGAGCATCTTCAGGCATGA
- a CDS encoding peroxiredoxin yields the protein MVKVGETVPDFEADAYFPEKDDIGKLKFSDYRGKWVVLAFYPADFTFVCPTELEELADYYEEFKKEGAEIISVSTDTAYVHKAWHDASPGIKKIKYPMLADPAGKVSRLFGTYIEDEGVSWRATFIIDPDGKVVHMEMHDLSIGRSAKEILRRLRASKYVREHPGMVCPASWEPGKEALEVSLDLVGKI from the coding sequence ATGGTCAAGGTTGGAGAAACCGTACCGGACTTCGAGGCGGATGCCTACTTCCCGGAGAAGGACGACATTGGAAAGCTGAAGTTTTCAGACTACAGGGGCAAGTGGGTTGTTTTGGCGTTCTATCCTGCGGACTTCACCTTTGTCTGCCCGACGGAGCTTGAGGAGCTGGCCGACTACTACGAGGAATTCAAGAAGGAGGGCGCCGAGATAATAAGCGTCTCAACTGACACAGCTTACGTTCACAAGGCTTGGCACGACGCTTCACCGGGGATAAAGAAGATAAAGTATCCGATGCTGGCAGATCCCGCTGGCAAAGTCAGCAGGCTCTTTGGAACGTACATCGAGGACGAGGGCGTTTCCTGGAGAGCGACGTTCATAATAGACCCGGACGGGAAGGTGGTCCACATGGAGATGCATGATCTGAGCATAGGCAGGAGCGCAAAGGAGATCCTCAGGAGGCTCAGGGCTTCCAAGTACGTTCGCGAACACCCCGGAATGGTCTGCCCCGCAAGCTGGGAGCCGGGTAAGGAGGCTTTGGAGGTCAGCCTTGACCTCGTGGGGAAAATCTGA
- a CDS encoding GNAT family N-acetyltransferase, producing MLLSYSWRSKHKEEGKTGWLMLKVLGFDFLKRLPAFISARSGGGKLEEDDYYISNVAVYPEFRGKKIGKALMLKAEKLAGESGAKRIALDVERDNEIAIAVYKKLGYTIEREHEMELAGERYGFYRMVKPLKGP from the coding sequence ATGCTCCTCAGCTACTCCTGGAGATCTAAACACAAAGAAGAGGGTAAAACGGGCTGGCTCATGCTGAAAGTTCTCGGCTTCGACTTTCTCAAGCGGCTCCCGGCTTTCATAAGCGCCAGGTCTGGGGGCGGAAAGCTTGAGGAGGACGACTATTACATCAGCAACGTTGCTGTTTATCCCGAGTTCCGGGGAAAGAAGATAGGAAAAGCCCTAATGCTCAAGGCCGAGAAGCTGGCGGGAGAGAGCGGAGCGAAGAGAATCGCTCTGGACGTTGAGAGGGACAACGAGATAGCGATAGCGGTTTACAAAAAGCTCGGCTACACCATCGAGAGGGAGCACGAGATGGAGCTTGCAGGGGAAAGGTACGGGTTCTACAGGATGGTGAAACCCCTAAAGGGCCCATAA
- a CDS encoding FTR1 family iron permease → MSVGAFLITFREVFEAAIIVAIIIAYLRRTGREKQVKDVWIGAALSVGVSLLLGVGVLKFYGGLEETELFEGVASYLAVIVLTSMIYWMATKGRDIKAEIESKVSTAIAPLALISFTFIVVFREGLETVLFLTPFMTQDLSGTLVGLVAGLVGASILAYLIYGVGMRINLRRFFYYSSILLVFVAAGLAGYGTHELIEWGEEEGLSLGALGATAYDLGIPSDSVWHHNGAIGSVFAVLFGYSTSMEWGRVLVQFGYLLLGLYLVLRAYGKEPSVRPKKANARSAS, encoded by the coding sequence ATGAGTGTTGGCGCTTTCCTCATAACGTTCAGGGAGGTATTTGAGGCCGCCATAATAGTGGCCATAATAATCGCTTATCTGCGCAGAACCGGGAGGGAGAAGCAGGTAAAAGACGTGTGGATAGGTGCCGCGCTGTCTGTTGGAGTTAGCCTGCTCCTTGGAGTTGGAGTGCTGAAGTTCTACGGTGGGCTTGAGGAGACCGAGCTCTTCGAAGGTGTGGCCTCCTATCTTGCGGTAATAGTTCTCACCAGCATGATATACTGGATGGCAACAAAGGGAAGGGATATAAAGGCTGAGATAGAGAGCAAGGTGAGCACGGCCATAGCCCCGCTTGCCCTCATCAGCTTCACATTCATAGTGGTCTTCAGGGAGGGCCTTGAAACGGTGCTCTTCCTCACGCCCTTCATGACCCAGGACTTAAGTGGAACCCTAGTGGGATTGGTGGCTGGTCTCGTGGGAGCGTCGATCCTGGCGTACCTCATCTACGGCGTTGGAATGAGGATAAACCTGAGGAGGTTCTTCTACTACAGTTCGATACTCCTCGTCTTTGTTGCCGCTGGACTAGCCGGCTACGGAACCCACGAGCTCATAGAGTGGGGCGAGGAAGAGGGACTCAGTCTTGGGGCACTTGGGGCGACCGCCTACGACCTGGGGATTCCAAGTGACAGTGTATGGCACCACAATGGGGCAATAGGCTCTGTCTTTGCAGTTCTCTTCGGCTACTCTACCAGTATGGAGTGGGGCAGGGTGCTGGTTCAGTTCGGCTACCTGCTCCTCGGCCTCTACCTCGTGCTGAGGGCCTATGGAAAGGAACCCTCTGTGAGGCCAAAGAAGGCCAACGCCAGGAGCGCTTCCTGA
- a CDS encoding FAD-dependent oxidoreductase, translating into MEFAQIFARVGSKVTLLQRSIRIMPTAEPELTIELEEALGEEGVNINTSVEIRRLERTESGVRVHAEVEGEERVYEAQYVFFAAGRSPNTRGLNLENTDVKTDEKGFVVVDETLKAGKNIYAAGDVIGEPMLETVAAKEGFIAATNALEGKNTKMEYRVVPRVVFTDPQLASVGLTDREASKSRRCLYNTVEFSNVPKARILGEERGLIKMVVDDETEKILGVHILAYNAAEMIHEAGMIVRNSMTLDDVIETLHVFPTMSEAIKLAALSFKGDVSKMPCCAM; encoded by the coding sequence TTGGAGTTTGCTCAGATCTTCGCAAGGGTCGGGAGCAAGGTAACTCTCCTACAGAGAAGCATAAGGATAATGCCGACCGCCGAGCCCGAGCTGACAATAGAGCTTGAGGAGGCTCTGGGAGAAGAGGGAGTTAACATAAACACATCCGTGGAAATAAGACGCCTTGAACGGACCGAGAGCGGAGTTAGAGTCCACGCCGAGGTGGAGGGCGAGGAAAGGGTGTATGAGGCACAGTACGTGTTCTTTGCCGCTGGGAGGAGTCCAAACACCCGCGGGTTAAACCTTGAGAACACCGACGTGAAAACTGACGAAAAGGGCTTTGTTGTTGTGGATGAAACGTTGAAGGCGGGCAAAAACATTTACGCGGCTGGAGATGTGATAGGTGAGCCTATGTTAGAGACAGTGGCGGCCAAGGAGGGCTTTATCGCGGCAACAAACGCACTGGAGGGAAAGAATACTAAAATGGAGTACAGGGTTGTTCCAAGGGTGGTCTTCACCGACCCCCAGCTGGCGAGCGTTGGACTGACCGACAGGGAAGCCTCAAAGTCAAGAAGGTGCCTCTACAACACCGTTGAGTTTTCGAACGTCCCGAAGGCGAGGATTCTCGGGGAGGAGCGGGGGCTGATCAAGATGGTCGTGGACGACGAAACAGAGAAGATCCTCGGGGTTCACATCCTGGCTTACAACGCTGCTGAAATGATCCATGAGGCGGGGATGATAGTGAGGAACAGCATGACCCTTGACGACGTGATAGAGACCCTTCACGTCTTTCCGACGATGAGCGAGGCGATAAAGCTTGCCGCGCTTTCCTTCAAGGGGGACGTATCTAAGATGCCGTGCTGTGCGATGTGA
- a CDS encoding NitrOD5 domain-containing protein, with the protein MVKAVVHSVEKANPTLKSLLELQLKTTTGQGFELAYNDPKRFKEAVSKLFGEYSARLLEILIISYFREKAGLKEDVNSLEELIEYIKRVYR; encoded by the coding sequence ATAGTTAAGGCCGTTGTCCACTCGGTCGAGAAGGCAAACCCGACTCTCAAGTCTCTCCTGGAGTTGCAGCTCAAGACAACGACAGGACAGGGATTTGAGCTGGCGTACAACGACCCAAAACGCTTCAAGGAAGCGGTTTCAAAGCTCTTCGGCGAGTACAGCGCGAGGCTCCTTGAGATTCTCATTATAAGTTACTTCAGGGAGAAAGCCGGCCTCAAGGAGGACGTCAACAGCCTTGAGGAGCTCATTGAGTATATCAAGAGAGTTTACAGGTGA